One window of the Allorhizobium ampelinum S4 genome contains the following:
- a CDS encoding cytochrome c biogenesis CcdA family protein, giving the protein MTIAEIPFLTALVAGTLSFLSPCVLPLVPPYLCYMAGVSVEQFRGEAVAVDRRARSAVIFSALCFTLGFATVFVALGAGASSIGMMLRQHLDLLSKIGGLIIIVMGLNFLGLFRIGLLAREMRFAGGGKPATLTGAYVMGLAFAFGWTPCIGPVLGAILAVAAARDTVGQGAVLLAVYSLGLAIPFWIAAGFSGAFMRFLTRFRRHLGLVEKLMGLLLVVTGLAFIFGFVSDLAIWFQQSFPILSRIG; this is encoded by the coding sequence GTGACGATTGCTGAAATTCCATTTCTGACAGCGCTTGTGGCCGGGACCCTGTCCTTTCTCTCGCCCTGTGTTTTGCCGCTGGTGCCGCCTTACCTCTGCTATATGGCGGGCGTCAGCGTCGAGCAGTTTCGCGGTGAAGCGGTAGCGGTTGACCGGCGGGCGCGCTCGGCGGTGATTTTTTCGGCCCTGTGTTTCACCCTGGGCTTTGCAACGGTCTTCGTGGCGCTCGGGGCGGGCGCGTCCTCCATCGGTATGATGTTGCGTCAGCATCTTGATCTCCTGTCGAAGATTGGCGGCTTGATCATCATCGTTATGGGGCTGAATTTTCTAGGCCTGTTTCGCATCGGGCTTTTGGCGCGCGAAATGCGCTTTGCAGGTGGCGGCAAGCCCGCGACCCTGACAGGGGCCTATGTGATGGGGCTAGCCTTTGCCTTTGGCTGGACGCCCTGCATCGGCCCTGTGCTGGGTGCTATTCTCGCGGTCGCCGCAGCCCGTGACACGGTCGGACAGGGGGCAGTGTTGCTGGCGGTCTATTCGCTGGGGCTTGCCATTCCGTTCTGGATCGCCGCTGGCTTTTCAGGGGCTTTCATGCGGTTTCTCACCCGGTTTCGCCGCCATCTCGGTCTGGTGGAAAAGCTCATGGGGCTGCTTCTGGTCGTAACCGGGCTTGCCTTCATCTTTGGTTTTGTGTCCGATCTGGCGATCTGGTTCCAGCAAAGCTTTCCGATCCTGTCACGGATCGGATAA
- a CDS encoding UbiH/UbiF family hydroxylase: METVDVTVIGAGLAGSVAALALARRGRKVTLVAGDTRPKDRRTAALMDQSIRFLDRLGLWEELKSQGEALSTMQIIDGTKRLLRAPPVAFRSSEIGLAAFGYNFQNSDLLDVFDAALARESNLTVLHQQAASIDFSQDNARVTLADNTVIECDLVVGADGRHSMTRGAANVAVRTWSYPQTAVVLNFTHTLPHNNVSTEFHTETGPFTQVPLKGNHSSLVWVVEPEEAERLTSLPLDDLSALVEARMQSLLGQVTVEAPAQAWPLSGMSANRYGKGRAVFIGEAAHAFPPIGAQGLNLSLRDIMALEDLVGHEPQKPLGSTLGDRFDRHRKVDVWSRTASVDLLNRSLLSSFLPVQMVRAAGIHLLSNLSPLRHFAMREGVAPGCGFGAFPQMIRDKIKSRF; the protein is encoded by the coding sequence ATGGAAACGGTCGATGTCACGGTAATTGGCGCAGGTCTGGCTGGGTCCGTCGCGGCACTGGCACTGGCCCGACGCGGGCGCAAGGTAACGTTGGTTGCCGGGGATACCCGCCCGAAAGATCGCCGCACCGCGGCTCTGATGGATCAATCCATCCGCTTTCTTGACCGTCTCGGCCTATGGGAAGAGCTCAAATCCCAAGGCGAAGCGCTTTCGACCATGCAGATCATCGATGGCACAAAGCGACTGCTGCGCGCGCCGCCCGTCGCGTTTCGCAGTTCTGAAATCGGGCTGGCCGCCTTCGGCTATAATTTTCAAAACAGCGATCTTCTCGATGTGTTCGATGCTGCCCTGGCACGCGAATCCAACCTTACCGTTTTGCATCAACAGGCTGCGTCCATTGATTTCTCCCAGGACAATGCTCGCGTAACACTTGCCGATAACACGGTTATCGAATGCGATCTGGTGGTCGGGGCCGATGGCCGGCACTCTATGACACGCGGCGCGGCCAATGTGGCGGTGCGGACCTGGTCCTATCCGCAAACGGCTGTGGTGCTGAATTTCACCCACACCCTGCCCCACAATAATGTCTCGACCGAATTTCATACGGAAACCGGGCCGTTCACCCAGGTGCCGCTCAAAGGCAATCATTCCAGCCTGGTCTGGGTGGTCGAGCCTGAGGAAGCGGAACGGCTGACGTCCCTGCCGCTCGACGATCTCAGCGCTCTGGTCGAAGCGCGCATGCAGTCTCTGCTGGGCCAAGTCACAGTCGAGGCACCGGCCCAGGCCTGGCCGCTTTCAGGCATGAGCGCCAACCGCTACGGCAAGGGCCGGGCTGTCTTCATAGGCGAGGCAGCGCACGCTTTCCCGCCCATCGGCGCGCAAGGCCTCAATCTCAGCCTGCGCGACATCATGGCGCTGGAGGATTTGGTCGGGCATGAGCCGCAAAAACCGCTCGGCTCGACGCTGGGCGACCGTTTCGATCGCCACCGCAAGGTGGATGTCTGGAGCCGCACCGCCAGCGTCGATCTTTTAAACCGCTCGCTGCTGTCGTCCTTCCTGCCGGTGCAAATGGTGCGCGCCGCAGGAATTCATCTTCTCTCAAACCTGTCGCCTCTGCGCCATTTTGCCATGCGCGAAGGCGTCGCACCGGGCTGTGGCTTCGGCGCGTTTCCGCAGATGATCCGCGACAAGATCAAATCGCGATTCTGA
- the pcsA gene encoding phosphatidylcholine synthase, with protein MKIFNYKRVPYAEMRAFSVHILTASGSFLAFLGVVAAAEHRFVDMFWWLGLALAVDGIDGPIARKVKVKEVLPNWSGDTLDNIIDYVTYVLLPAFALYQSGMIGQPWSFVAAGMIVVSSAIYYADMGMKTDEYFFSGFPVVWNMIVFTLFVIDASATTAMIVVGISVALTFLPISFLHPVRVKRLRPLNLAVFFLWCGLGGAALLMHFQTPSFLVIPFIISGIYLYVIGGILQAFPSLGRS; from the coding sequence ATGAAGATTTTCAACTATAAGCGCGTACCCTATGCAGAGATGCGCGCGTTCTCCGTGCATATTCTGACAGCCTCCGGCTCGTTCCTGGCATTTTTGGGCGTCGTCGCTGCGGCGGAACATCGCTTTGTCGATATGTTCTGGTGGCTTGGCCTGGCGCTGGCTGTGGATGGCATTGACGGGCCAATTGCCCGCAAGGTCAAGGTCAAGGAAGTCCTGCCCAATTGGTCCGGCGATACGCTCGATAATATCATCGACTATGTGACCTATGTGCTGCTACCCGCTTTTGCGCTTTACCAGAGCGGTATGATCGGCCAGCCTTGGTCTTTCGTCGCTGCCGGAATGATCGTGGTGTCCAGCGCCATCTACTATGCCGATATGGGCATGAAGACCGACGAATATTTCTTCTCCGGCTTTCCAGTCGTTTGGAATATGATCGTTTTTACCCTGTTCGTCATCGATGCCTCTGCAACGACCGCGATGATTGTGGTCGGCATTTCCGTAGCGCTGACCTTCCTGCCGATCAGCTTTCTGCATCCCGTCCGGGTCAAGCGGCTGCGACCGCTTAATCTGGCGGTGTTCTTCCTGTGGTGCGGACTGGGTGGCGCGGCGTTGCTGATGCATTTCCAAACGCCGTCTTTCCTGGTCATCCCCTTCATTATTAGCGGCATTTACCTCTATGTGATTGGTGGAATTCTCCAGGCTTTTCCGTCGCTTGGCCGCAGTTGA
- a CDS encoding ABC transporter ATP-binding protein: MFVPTEAEQGGQVSHSKEVALSPLLSVRSLTKRFGTFAACDGIDLDILPGEIHALLGENGAGKSTLVKMLFGVLTPSAGEILWDNQGAVEIASPAQARQLGIGMVFQHFSLFEALTVAENIALSLDRSVSIGEISEKARTLSLSYGLPLDPSAHVADLSVGERQRIEIVRALLQNPKLIILDEPTSVLTPQEADKLFETLEKLRAEGRSVLYISHRLEEVQRICDRATVLRHGKVTGTCDPRQETPSTLARMMVGADVIGVTPDAAAPVGADLLTVRNLSVDARTPFSMALKDVSLNVRAGEILGLAGVAGNGQSELFDVLSGEYTVRDHQAIQLCGQPVGRFGINRRRLIGAGFVPEERHGHAAVTGLSLSDNLLLARHGSDRGRYVSGLFGLIRHSAIKTSTRQICEAMDVRKSGEDPSAGSLSGGNLQKFIVGRELDRKPAVLVVNQPTWGVDAGAASRIRQALIDLAAQGSAVVIISQDLDEIFEVSTSIAAISEGRLSKVYPSGVMNREKIGLLMGGLHGLENADAH, translated from the coding sequence ATGTTCGTCCCAACCGAGGCGGAGCAAGGGGGTCAAGTGTCGCATAGCAAAGAAGTAGCGCTATCTCCGCTGCTTTCGGTTCGCAGCCTGACGAAGCGATTCGGTACATTTGCCGCCTGCGATGGCATTGATCTCGACATTCTTCCCGGCGAAATCCACGCCCTCCTTGGAGAAAATGGCGCGGGGAAATCGACGCTGGTCAAAATGCTGTTTGGCGTGCTGACCCCGAGCGCTGGCGAGATCCTTTGGGATAACCAGGGTGCCGTGGAGATTGCCTCGCCTGCGCAAGCTCGCCAGCTTGGTATAGGCATGGTCTTTCAGCATTTTTCGCTGTTTGAAGCACTGACCGTGGCTGAGAACATCGCCTTGTCCTTGGATCGTTCGGTTTCGATTGGTGAAATCTCCGAGAAGGCGCGGACCTTGTCGCTGTCTTACGGTTTGCCGCTCGATCCTTCGGCCCATGTCGCGGATCTGTCGGTGGGCGAGCGTCAGCGGATCGAAATCGTCCGGGCATTGTTGCAAAATCCGAAATTGATCATTCTCGACGAGCCGACCTCGGTGCTGACCCCGCAGGAGGCGGACAAGCTGTTTGAAACGCTGGAAAAGCTGCGGGCCGAAGGGCGTTCAGTGCTCTATATCAGCCACCGGTTGGAAGAGGTGCAGCGCATTTGCGACCGTGCCACGGTTTTACGCCACGGTAAGGTGACAGGCACCTGCGATCCGCGTCAGGAAACCCCGTCCACGCTGGCGCGAATGATGGTAGGCGCGGACGTCATCGGTGTGACGCCGGATGCCGCCGCGCCAGTTGGTGCGGACCTACTCACTGTTCGCAATCTCAGCGTTGATGCACGCACGCCGTTTTCCATGGCGCTGAAGGATGTGTCGCTGAACGTTCGTGCCGGTGAAATCCTCGGACTGGCGGGCGTGGCCGGTAATGGCCAGAGCGAATTGTTTGATGTGCTGTCGGGCGAATATACCGTGCGCGACCATCAAGCCATCCAGCTATGCGGCCAACCGGTTGGGCGCTTCGGTATCAACCGGCGTCGGTTGATCGGCGCCGGGTTCGTGCCGGAAGAGCGCCATGGCCATGCCGCCGTTACCGGGCTTTCGCTGTCGGACAATCTGCTGTTGGCGCGGCATGGCTCGGATCGTGGGCGTTATGTCTCAGGTCTGTTCGGCCTGATCCGCCACAGTGCCATCAAGACCTCCACCCGACAGATTTGCGAGGCGATGGATGTGCGAAAGAGCGGTGAGGACCCTTCCGCCGGATCGCTTTCGGGCGGCAACCTGCAAAAATTCATTGTCGGGCGTGAGCTGGACCGCAAACCGGCGGTGCTGGTCGTCAACCAGCCGACCTGGGGTGTGGATGCGGGTGCGGCCAGCCGTATTCGTCAGGCGTTGATCGATCTTGCAGCGCAAGGCTCGGCGGTGGTGATCATCAGCCAGGATCTGGACGAGATTTTTGAAGTCTCGACATCGATTGCGGCGATTTCGGAGGGCAGGCTGTCGAAAGTCTATCCAAGCGGCGTGATGAACCGCGAGAAGATCGGTCTGTTGATGGGCGGCTTGCATGGTCTGGAGAATGCCGATGCGCATTGA
- a CDS encoding ABC transporter permease, translated as MRIELEKRARASGLFTLVSPLLALALTLFFGGLMFAALGKDPFFALYSFFIAPLTEVWSLHELAIKAAPLILIAVGLSVCYRSNNWNIGAEGQFTVGAICGSIIPVIFYEWQSPLLLPLMMVMGMVGGALYAAIPALLKTRFNTNEILTSLMLVYIAQFILDYLVRGPWRDPQGFNFPQTREFVTEGILPAIWEDSGRAHWGFVFALVAAVGVWLMMRYTLKGFEIVVLGQSERAGRFAGFSSRGMVWFSMLFSGALAGLAGISEVSGSINHLQPSISPGYGFTAIIVAFLGRLNPLGIIIAGLVLALTYLGGEGAQLAIGVSDKVARVFQGLLLFFVLSCDTLIYYRIRLVFSKTRSSVAEGAK; from the coding sequence ATGCGCATTGAACTGGAAAAGCGCGCCCGCGCTTCCGGGCTGTTTACGCTGGTCTCACCCTTGCTGGCGCTGGCTTTGACCCTGTTTTTCGGCGGGTTGATGTTTGCAGCGCTGGGCAAGGACCCGTTCTTTGCGCTTTACAGCTTCTTCATTGCGCCGCTGACCGAGGTCTGGTCGCTGCATGAGCTGGCGATCAAGGCGGCACCGCTGATCCTGATCGCGGTCGGACTGTCGGTCTGTTATCGTTCGAACAATTGGAATATCGGCGCGGAAGGCCAGTTCACGGTTGGGGCGATCTGCGGTTCGATCATTCCGGTGATCTTTTACGAATGGCAATCGCCGCTGCTTTTGCCGCTGATGATGGTGATGGGCATGGTTGGTGGTGCGCTTTACGCCGCCATCCCGGCGCTGTTGAAAACCCGATTCAACACCAATGAAATTCTCACCAGCCTGATGCTGGTCTATATTGCCCAGTTCATTCTGGATTATCTGGTGCGTGGGCCATGGCGCGACCCGCAAGGCTTCAATTTTCCCCAGACCCGCGAATTCGTCACGGAGGGCATTCTGCCTGCCATCTGGGAAGACTCAGGGCGTGCCCATTGGGGCTTTGTCTTTGCCCTGGTTGCGGCTGTCGGCGTCTGGTTGATGATGCGGTATACCCTCAAGGGCTTTGAAATCGTCGTGCTTGGCCAATCGGAACGGGCAGGGCGGTTTGCCGGGTTTTCCTCCAGGGGCATGGTGTGGTTTTCCATGCTGTTTTCCGGGGCGCTGGCCGGTCTTGCCGGGATTTCGGAGGTTTCTGGGTCGATCAATCATTTGCAGCCGTCGATTTCGCCCGGCTACGGCTTTACGGCGATCATTGTCGCGTTTCTGGGCAGGCTCAATCCACTCGGTATCATTATTGCCGGTTTGGTTCTGGCGCTGACCTATCTGGGCGGCGAGGGCGCGCAGCTGGCCATCGGCGTTTCGGATAAGGTGGCGCGGGTGTTTCAGGGGCTGTTGCTGTTCTTCGTGCTCTCCTGCGACACGTTGATTTATTATAGGATCAGGCTGGTGTTTTCCAAAACCCGCTCCTCCGTGGCAGAGGGTGCGAAATGA
- a CDS encoding ABC transporter permease: MILEAILLTVITASTPLVIAALGELVTERAGVLNLGVEGMMVMGAVAAFATAYSTGSPLLGVVAGIVAGAGFSLLFGFLTLTLVTNQVATGLALTILGLGVSGQLGESFVGKPGVKLQAIEFPVLSDIPVLGPLLFRQDLIFYLAIVLVIGVHWFLFKSRAGLMLRAVGDSPASAHTLGLKVIRTRYLAVMFGGACSGLAGAQLSLVYTPQWVENMSAGRGWIALALVVFASWRPGRVLAGGYLFGAVTIGQLHAQAFGIGLPSQFLSALPYAATIVVLIAISHNRRTTLINTPASLGKPFVPDR, translated from the coding sequence ATGATCCTCGAAGCTATTCTTCTGACGGTTATCACTGCCTCAACACCGCTGGTTATCGCTGCCCTTGGCGAGCTTGTCACTGAGCGCGCCGGTGTGCTCAATCTCGGCGTCGAAGGCATGATGGTCATGGGCGCGGTTGCCGCTTTTGCGACTGCCTATTCCACCGGATCACCGCTGCTGGGCGTGGTGGCGGGCATTGTCGCCGGGGCAGGATTTTCGCTGCTGTTTGGATTTCTGACGCTGACGCTTGTTACCAACCAGGTGGCTACCGGCTTGGCGCTGACCATTCTGGGGCTTGGCGTCTCCGGCCAGTTGGGCGAGAGTTTTGTCGGCAAGCCCGGCGTCAAGCTCCAGGCCATTGAGTTTCCGGTACTGTCGGATATTCCCGTCCTCGGCCCTCTGCTGTTTCGGCAGGATCTGATCTTTTATCTGGCGATTGTCCTTGTCATTGGCGTCCACTGGTTCCTGTTTAAAAGCCGGGCTGGGCTGATGCTGCGGGCGGTGGGCGATAGTCCCGCGTCTGCGCATACATTGGGGCTGAAAGTTATCCGCACCCGCTATCTGGCAGTGATGTTCGGCGGTGCCTGTTCCGGTCTGGCCGGGGCGCAATTGTCGCTGGTCTATACGCCGCAATGGGTGGAAAACATGTCGGCCGGGCGCGGCTGGATCGCATTGGCTCTGGTGGTGTTTGCCTCCTGGCGACCGGGGCGCGTGCTGGCGGGCGGCTATCTGTTTGGGGCCGTCACCATCGGCCAGCTGCATGCACAGGCTTTCGGCATCGGATTGCCGTCGCAGTTTTTATCAGCACTTCCTTATGCTGCGACCATTGTCGTTTTGATCGCGATTTCGCATAATCGGCGCACAACGTTGATCAATACACCCGCTTCTCTGGGAAAGCCCTTCGTTCCGGATCGCTGA
- a CDS encoding BMP family ABC transporter substrate-binding protein, with protein MKKLALVFAASVATMLSVAGSASAADKTKICFVYVGSKTDGGWTQAHELGRQELQKHFGDKIDTPLLENVPEGPDAERAIERLAREDCKLIFTTSFGFMDATVKVAKKFPKVKFEHATGFKSAENVATYNSRFYEGRYISGVIAGKLSKKGEAGYIASFPIPEVVMGINAFELGAKSVNPNFKMKVIWVNTWFDPGKEADAAKALLDQGVDILTQHTDTTAPMQIAQERGIKAFGQASDMIAAGPTSQLTAIKDTWGAYYIKRTQALLDGKWTSEQSFDGLKDGILTMAPYTNMPDDVKKLAEDTEAKIKSGELHPFTGPVNKQDGTAWLKAGEKADDKTLLGMNFYVEGVDDKLPK; from the coding sequence ATGAAAAAACTCGCACTCGTATTTGCGGCTTCCGTCGCCACGATGCTTTCCGTTGCCGGTAGCGCCAGCGCCGCCGACAAGACCAAGATCTGCTTCGTTTACGTCGGCAGCAAGACGGATGGCGGTTGGACCCAGGCTCATGAGCTGGGCCGCCAGGAATTGCAGAAGCATTTCGGCGACAAGATCGACACGCCGCTCCTGGAAAACGTGCCGGAAGGCCCGGATGCTGAACGCGCTATCGAGCGTCTGGCCCGCGAAGACTGCAAGCTGATCTTCACCACCTCCTTCGGTTTCATGGATGCCACCGTCAAGGTCGCCAAGAAATTCCCGAAAGTGAAATTCGAGCATGCGACCGGCTTCAAATCGGCTGAAAATGTTGCGACCTACAATTCGCGCTTTTACGAAGGCCGTTACATTTCCGGCGTGATTGCTGGCAAGCTGTCGAAGAAGGGTGAGGCCGGTTACATCGCCTCCTTCCCGATTCCCGAAGTGGTGATGGGCATCAATGCGTTCGAGCTTGGCGCGAAATCCGTCAATCCGAATTTCAAGATGAAGGTCATCTGGGTCAATACCTGGTTCGACCCCGGCAAGGAAGCCGATGCCGCCAAGGCGCTGCTGGACCAGGGCGTCGATATCCTGACCCAGCACACCGACACCACGGCTCCAATGCAGATCGCGCAGGAGCGCGGCATCAAGGCGTTCGGCCAGGCCTCCGACATGATCGCTGCCGGCCCAACCTCGCAGCTAACAGCCATCAAGGACACCTGGGGCGCTTATTACATCAAGCGCACGCAAGCCCTGCTGGACGGCAAATGGACCTCGGAACAGAGCTTCGACGGCCTGAAGGACGGCATCCTGACCATGGCTCCCTACACCAACATGCCTGACGATGTGAAAAAGCTGGCCGAAGACACCGAAGCCAAGATCAAGTCCGGCGAATTGCACCCCTTCACCGGTCCTGTGAACAAGCAGGACGGCACGGCTTGGCTGAAGGCTGGCGAAAAGGCTGATGACAAGACCCTGCTCGGCATGAACTTCTACGTCGAAGGCGTGGACGACAAGCTGCCGAAGTGA
- the glmU gene encoding bifunctional UDP-N-acetylglucosamine diphosphorylase/glucosamine-1-phosphate N-acetyltransferase GlmU has translation MSRTCLAVILAAGDSTRMKSAMSKVLHPVAGLPMIAHVMQAIAASDIADVALVVGRDADKVTKAASIKGLSVTPFVQTERLGTGHAVLTAREALARGYDDILVAYGDAPLITPGPLLAARAALADGNDIAVIGFHTEKPTGYGRLLVEDGELVAIREEKDASDEERKVTWCNSGLMAINGAKALDLLGRIGNANAKGEYYLTDLVEIIRSLGGKAVAVDAPEAELAGCNNRAELAVIEKLWQERRRHELMLSGVSMIAPETVFLAYDTVLAQDVLIEPNVVFGPGVTVESGAVIHAFSHLEGAHVASGATVGPFARLRPGANLGEGSKVGNFCEVKKAEIGAGAKINHLTYIGDAFIGAETNIGAGTITCNYDGVNKHETRIGANAFIGSNSALVAPVTIGDGAFIASGSVITDDVPADALALGRARQEIKPERAKIIRERNMAIKAFSGKV, from the coding sequence ATGAGCCGCACCTGTCTTGCCGTCATTCTCGCCGCAGGCGATAGCACGCGAATGAAATCCGCGATGTCCAAGGTGCTGCATCCGGTGGCGGGCCTACCGATGATTGCCCATGTGATGCAGGCGATTGCCGCCAGCGATATTGCCGATGTGGCGCTGGTCGTCGGGCGTGATGCTGATAAGGTGACAAAAGCCGCCAGCATCAAAGGGCTCTCCGTCACACCCTTCGTGCAAACCGAGCGGCTTGGCACCGGCCATGCCGTTTTGACAGCGCGCGAGGCGCTTGCCCGAGGCTATGACGATATTCTGGTTGCCTATGGCGATGCGCCGCTGATTACTCCCGGTCCGCTGCTGGCAGCGCGTGCAGCTTTGGCTGACGGCAATGACATTGCGGTGATCGGTTTTCACACTGAAAAGCCGACCGGTTATGGCCGTCTTCTGGTCGAGGACGGTGAATTGGTCGCCATCCGCGAAGAAAAGGATGCCAGCGACGAAGAGCGCAAGGTGACCTGGTGCAATAGTGGCCTGATGGCCATCAATGGCGCGAAGGCGCTGGACCTTCTGGGGCGGATCGGCAATGCCAATGCCAAGGGTGAATATTACCTGACAGATCTGGTTGAAATCATCAGGTCTTTGGGTGGCAAGGCGGTTGCTGTCGATGCGCCGGAAGCCGAGCTTGCGGGCTGCAACAATCGCGCCGAACTGGCGGTGATCGAAAAGCTCTGGCAGGAGCGTCGGCGTCATGAACTGATGTTGTCAGGCGTGTCGATGATTGCCCCGGAAACTGTGTTTCTGGCCTATGATACTGTGCTGGCCCAGGACGTGCTGATCGAGCCGAATGTAGTGTTCGGCCCCGGCGTGACGGTGGAAAGCGGTGCAGTGATCCATGCCTTTTCGCATCTGGAAGGTGCGCATGTGGCGTCTGGTGCCACGGTTGGCCCGTTTGCGCGGCTGCGGCCGGGGGCCAATCTGGGCGAGGGCTCCAAGGTCGGCAATTTCTGCGAGGTGAAAAAGGCCGAGATTGGCGCTGGTGCAAAGATCAACCATCTCACCTATATCGGTGATGCCTTTATTGGCGCGGAAACCAACATTGGCGCAGGCACGATTACCTGCAATTACGATGGGGTGAACAAGCATGAGACCCGGATTGGTGCGAATGCCTTTATCGGCTCCAACAGCGCCCTTGTCGCCCCGGTGACGATTGGCGATGGCGCGTTTATCGCCTCTGGCAGCGTGATTACGGATGATGTGCCTGCTGACGCTTTGGCACTTGGCCGGGCGCGCCAGGAAATCAAACCGGAGCGGGCAAAAATCATCCGCGAGCGCAATATGGCGATCAAAGCATTTTCAGGAAAAGTGTGA